Sequence from the Rutidosis leptorrhynchoides isolate AG116_Rl617_1_P2 chromosome 3, CSIRO_AGI_Rlap_v1, whole genome shotgun sequence genome:
CTGCATTTCTAAAAGTCTTAGTCAGGCGAATTAAGTATGAAACATAATGGGGTCCCAAAAAAAGTTTTTCAAAtctaattatattatatttcaaGGTACTTTAGTAATTATTTACCTCCAAAAACTataaattccaaaaatatataaaattttatagttGAATTTAACGATGGCTTATACAAATTAAAGAGTATAAAGAGTATATTATATAAAAGTTTTTTGAACTAGTCGGTCTATAGGACCTCATGCCACTAAATATAGAATAGCCTtggaatatatattttatatatttatgtgaaaTATTCATTTAAATCCTTAATTTTGCTTTATATcttacaatcacatatgattgaatcttacaatataatcacatgtgattgtcccgCGTTTTTAATTTTAGCCATTGATTGCCTGGGTTGCCTATTTATAGGCGTAAGCGCTCCGCAATGTTCAAAAATACACGTGTTATATTATTAGCGGTTACTGACTTTGAGCTTTATGTTGACGTGGCGTATGTGCTGCTCAAGtgctttttaattagatatttaagGCTTATGCTCTTGAAGTAGTTTCCAGAGCTTACACAAAATGCTGAGCAGCCTGATTTGTATTATGTTCTTGAAGAATGACAAAAAAAGCAGAACATATATACTCTAAAAATGCCTTCAATGTTTATTTTTTATGCCTTTTAAGACCGTCTTTTACTAATCTTTCTATGTATGCAAACCATAGGGCGGAGCATTAGTGTACTTAATTCAAACTTTAAAGTATACCAAATTTTACACACACAAACACTGCATTTTTGGTGATAGTCAAAGTACAAGAATTAACGCATATCAGTGGTACGGAGAGCTTCGGTGCTTTACCTTCATCGTCTAGAGTCTTGTTCGCATGTTACCATGATTACACTTTTGAGAACCATGCAATCAACTATCAAAAACCTCAATGAAACGATCAACAATGGATGCTCTCAAGGTTATCACTCTCTCACTACATTTACACTACTTTTGGAGATGACAACTTCAACACGTTGCCCATTcactaaaaaaaaagaaaaaattacgtcgttggtacctgtggtttgtaaCCTTTTTCATCAAAACACTTAAACTATTTTTTTTGCGTAGTTGATACCTGTGGTTTCATTTAATTTCATGGTTGATACTTGAAGATAACTGCCGTTAGTATTTAACCCataacccctcacatgtgccacgcatgtgagggTAATATCGTCCGTTCAAAAATGGATGGACACAAAACCATTGTGTCTTCTTATAACCCCTCAAAATGTAAATCCTACTTAATCTGATTTGGATTTATAAACCCAAATTAATACCACAAAACCATTATGTCTTCTTACTCATTTCATAGATTATCATTAATCATCATAGCCTCTTTCATATAGCTTTCCAAACAGAGAAATTTGAACaaattaacaacaacaataacaacaacaacaacaacaacaacaacaacaacaaaaaacatAACAGTAATAATGGAAGAAATCTACAACGTCATGTTCATTATAGGTAACGATTTCAATAGAGACTCTCGTTCAAACACCTCTAGAAACCCCAATCAATCGCCAGGAGAAAAAAAACTAACGTATAAGACGCATTTCCAACCTTAAAACAAACCTGACAGAAAGCTGAATCAAATGATTAAAATAATTGAGAATTGCTAACAGCAATAAACGAAAAAAATGAAACCACGACCTTTCAAAGTTATCGCAAAACTGAAGAAAATAGCGGTTGTTCACTGAAAAAAGGGCGGAATCAAAACATCAAAACCCTGATTCCTCTTTCAATCAATTATAAGGAACGAATAGTCAAGTGAAGCAATTTAATTTTCGTTCGCCGATTACAACGCAAAAAGTAGGTGTGAGCAATCGATAAAAATGGATGGACAAAACAATGCTTCCCTATATCCTTATATCATCTCATCTAtggtaataatataatatataatttaatttaaattaataataataattttataaataataagtaAAACAATGTCTATTTGAACGAAAGTGGTAAACTGGTAACGCAAATATGAGAAGTCGACAACCCCCGCCCCGCTTGGgctgtattttatatataaaataaataaatgaagtaAACAGACGATATTACCCTCACATGCGTGGCAGATGTGAGGGGTTAAGAGTTAAATACTAATGGCAGTTATCTTCAGGTATCAACCACGAAATTAAATGAAACCACAGGTATCAACTACGCAAAAAAAATAGTTTAGGTGTTTTGATGAAAAAGGTTACAAACCACGGGTACCAACGACGTAATTTTTTCAACAAAAAAAAGGGTTGACCGACCTTCTAGCAACCCCACACCTAACATGAGAGAAAAAAAAACTCGTATAACTTAGAGCACTAGTATCGGCACCCGCCGTTAATTCGCCATTGGAACCGCCCTTCAAGGGCCCCGATACCAGCAAAAGTGTGATGCTCCGCCCTTCAACGACCGCGGTTACTTTTGCTTGGCAACATATGCAATCACGGATTTAATTAGCTTGGCAACGGCTATTTTACAATTTCAACGGATAgtttttcaatttatatatatccaccAACTACAATCTCATTTATATATATACCCACAACATATATCTCTTTCACAACATCTCATTTATATATACCCACAACTTAATCAATCTCATATACTTCTCACAACATCTATCTCTTTCAAGATGTCTTCCAACAAAAAAAAGTCAAaaccaaaaacaaaaaaaacaacaacatcaacaaccacaacaacaacttaATCAATCTCAACAACATCACATTGATGAAGACATGTAGAATTCGGTCCTCCAAAACAGTCTTCGTCAGTCTCAACAACTTAATCACATGGGCTCATCTTCTAACGTTTCTAACATGAAATATCCCCAATATCATCAACTAAATAATTGGGCCGTCAATCCATTTTCCATACCTCATTACCTCACTAATCCCCACTATAAAACACCTCAATATAACCAACCACAAACAACTCAATATAACCAACCACAAACTCCTCAATGTAACCAACCACAAACCCCTCAAAGCCCTTATATACCTACGTTTGACACATCATTCGAAGAAGAAGAAGCCGATGCGGTGCAAGAAACACAACCCGTTGTTGAGGAGGTCGAAGAAACACAAGAAACTACCGCCTCCAACAAAGGAAAAAGGGCCAAAGTTAAGTGGTCGGACGATGAAAGTAGGATTTTGGCCGAGTGTTGGATGCGAGCTACTCTAAATCCCGACATTGGAAACGCCCAAACACATAATTCATTTTGGGGGACCATCCAAGAAGATTACAACTCGCAAGTAAGGGAACAAAGGCGTATGGATCAAATATAGGGCAAGTGGACCAATATGGCAAAAGATATCAAGCTATTTGTCGCAATTTGTGAAAAACTTGTGAAGCATTGGCCTAGTGGAGCGAACGACAACGATATTTTGGTGTCAGTTAAGAAGGCGTTTCGTGAGCAACAAAAGAAAGTCTTCACATACGAAGATGCGTGGAGAGTTGTCAAAGAATGTCCCCAATTTAAAGTATATGAAACCGTGGTGAGCGCCAAACGTCGTGCAACCGAGCCTGAGCCTGTCAATTTGGGAGATGCCGATGAGACTCCGACTCCAACTTCGACTGATACCTCGTCAATAAATTTGGAGAATTTATTTTGAGGAGGTCCATCACTCCGCCATCCACCGGGTCGTGCAAAGAGTCAAAAGAGTTCTTGTTCATCGGATGCGGCATCTCGTTGTTCTTCAGAGGATGCTAGAGCCGCGGTTTATGAAACTGCAAATGCAACACGTGAAACCATGAGGGCGATCAAGGAGGAAGCTGAAAAACGGACGAAAAAGTTGGAGGAGGAGGTTGAGACTCGTATGATGttggaaagtttgaagcttctatcgCAGCCGGTGTCTTCCGACATTCCACCCGACCAATACGAGTTATTGATGCGAGCAAGGAGTAACATAGCGAAGAAGTATAAGAACAAGTTTACCGAAGACGAGTAGTGTTTGTTGTTTTTTAAATACATGTATTGTAatcgttttttatttatttattttttttaggaatttgtaatgtttttattttaggACTTTTTAATGTTTTTTTcaggacttttttttttttaagactttgtaatgttttttttaggactttgtaatgtttttttttttaataggaatttgtaatgtttttttttattaataaaaattttacttttagaattttaattgttatatataagttaataatataaaagtttaatataaaaaatatagGTGAGACCAAGTGATGAGTATGTCATGGATGTTAGCATTTAGTGGTTGATTAGTGATGGAAAAAATGTGCTGATGTGACACTAATGTGGCAGTCAGTGATCCCATGACGGATCGTCATGGTTAAGATTGGTCTTATGGTTAAAGAGACTTGTAGCTCACTGtacacataacattcactttatgcTGCATGTACTAGGCCCGTTAACTTGTGAATGGGTATGTTTCAGTTTTAACTTATTTGTAACGATTCATTAGTGTCGAATCAAAAAattcaactaaaagtctaaaaggaGATTTAGAATGCACACCGCCTCTTAAATAGTTTTATATAAGAAATtttagatatacatatatactGTAACGACTTTGATTTTGTAACCATAACCGTCGTCTTATCGCACAACAAAAACAATACGATGAAAGACGAGTTTGCAGGTCATCCTCACCTCATATGACATCAACTCGAACCAGTGCTACCCCTTGAACAACTTAACTGACTAACCTATTATTTTACCACCTGTGAAAAGATCATCAATTTTTATACACATTCTGCTTTGGCCTGTTCGGCCCTGTTTTACATATAATATTTGCAACGGCAAACAGTTAGGACAATCATACTATTAGTTATATAGTTCGACATGATAAATAACTAGAACATATAATGTATAGACACAAATATGAAAAAGTACTGAGGTACATTCTCTGAAAATTTGTATTAATATAAGTAcaagattattattttaaaaaatagATAAATAAGTCTACCATCAAACTTAACTAACCTCCTTTGCCCATATAGAGAAATCTTGAAGGTAGGATTCAAACCTTTTTTGTTGTAAATGTGTCTTTCGTATCATCCATGTAATAAAAAATTAAGTTCCAGCCTTTCTACGACCAACACGAGCCACGAAACCAGCTTTGATTTGAGCAACAGATCGCCCAGAACCACACTACAATGTACAACATGAATCGATGTCAATAATTTAAAATGATATCATTAATTATGCATATGTGAAACGCGCTCGGTAATAACAATAAATTGTTTTCTTGATTCGTATCAATAGAGCTGGAAACTTGTACCCGTTATTTTATGGAAGGGTTGATATGGATCACCTTTTATCTTTAAGGGGGTAAAAAAAGGATAAGATGATGACGAAACAAGTCAAAGAGGTCGAATGAAATGAGTATCACCCGAAGTTTATTTTAACGTATACAACAAAAACTTAAATTATTACTGTATTAAATTTTAATGAGGTAATACCATGTGAGTATGTAACCTACTTAAAAAAAGATCAGCATTTAATTTTCAGAATGTGAGAGGACATTACCAAAGTGTAGATCTCAATCTTATATACACGGTCATACATATATAATAggctgtaaatgagccgagctacttGCTGGCTACTCAAGCTAGACTCGTTAAAAGCTCGATTCGACCTGAGATTGAACTTAATTTGAACCTCGTTTAGTAAACGAGCCCGAGCTCGAACAAGCACGCGAGCCTTTCATTAATATACACCAAATATTATTTTttactaatataatatataattctatataaataattaatattatatcaatACTAGTTAGAACAATAACAATTAAAAACAGCcaaccacccccccccccccccccccccaaaacacCCCAATCACCGTGACAATGACAATGACAGTGACAGTGACAGTGACAGTGACAGTGACAGTGACAGTAAcagtaacagtaataataataataatacggagtaattatatgaggataaaaattataaaaataattaacattataatattaatataaagagatAAAAGAATATGTAATTAACCAGTCGAGCTCGAGCATGTAAAATATTAAACGAGCCGAGCTTAAAATATCAAGCTCGGCTTGTTTACACCcctatatatatcatatatgtatgtaCACACTAGTTTACTAACAAATTGATGTTTGGGGAGGTTTAATGTAGAAACGTACCTTTTCACATCGAAGGAAAAAAAGACGATTCTCCTTTGAAAGAATTGTATCTGGGCTCTTGCAACCATTGCAGATAACATACTCATCTGTAAAATATTAATGAACTTTCAACATCAAACATGGATGCATGAATGGATACAAAGGTTACAAAACAGAGAGAGTTTGTTTAGCGTCTCGAATATAGTCACGTGTGAGTTTTGGAGAAGTAACTTACTGACGTATCGCCTCAAAATTCCTTCAAAATTTTTGGGTGCGAATCTACCCTTCACAACCAATCGTTGCTGCCCGTCAAGTGATCCACTTGTACCCAGTTCAGCAAGCAAGAAGGTCATAACATGCTCTGGTTGCCTATGCATCCTAATAAGCAGAAGAAACAGAATTTAGATAACAAAATCAGGTTAAGCTTGataaacaaaaataataagaaCAGTCATTTTAAAGGACATACGATTTACAAAGATCCATAAAATTCACGAAGACGGTTTTCTTTGTTCCTTCACGAAGAACTTGTGGTGGTCTCATAACCGTTCTCCTTCTGTCTCCGGCAAGCTCGGGATTGTTTTCACGAAGTATATGAAAGACTCGTCCCAAAAGCTGACAAAATTTAGATTACAAAATCAACAAGAGAAAAAATAACAAGAGATTTATATGTGATGCCATGTCATCAAATATTTGAGCTAAAGAGATTATGTACCTCCTCATACTTGTAATCACGATCCGTTCCTTCCCATGGAAGTTTTTGTTCTTCTAAGTCAATTCCTTGTCCTTCCTCATCCCCACCAATAAGATCTAGTCGACAAGAGAAATCATCATTTttcattttgaaaaaaaaaacacatTATAAAGGAAGATAAGTTAGGGGGTGTTTGGCTTTGTGTATAGAACACGGTTATTTGATTATTAGGTTTTGAAGTCGCAAATATTTAATTAATAGTGTTTGGCAAGTTGATTTTAAAAAGCAATGATTTGCGATTTGAGACTCAAAACGTGAAATGAAAAAGCAAGTCAACCCTTCATGCAGCAAAAATGTGATAATCAGTTTTTCTCCTTCCGCCTATTTTTTCTCCTAATTACTCGTACTTGATAATTTATCAAATAATCTGATTTACCAAACACCTAAATATTGCCTTATTAAACAacataatcaaatccaaacaccATTAATTTATAACATGCTTGGCACTGATGATTATCTAATTCTAATTATCTAAAACGCATAATCGATTTTCAAAATGAAAATCCAAACAACCCCTtaattaacaaaaatacttaccacCGTCTGTATCTTCCTCCGCATTTTCTTTCTCATCATCCAAAAGATCAGTTTGTGCCTAGGACAATCACAAAAATCACAAGTTCAGACATTTACAAATAGCTTGTATGGATTACAATGTGAATCCTATCCACTAAcctgtttctttttcttctttttcagACCAGTAAATGTAGGTTCAAGACCTTCAGAGACTGCATGCGAAGTTTATTGTTTATTGTAACATGAAAACTAACATAATATACGAAGTTAAACATGTACCCCCTCCGTCCCAAAAAGAGTGTCATGTAGATATTTTTGTTGCATTTAAAATATGTATGATAAATGTCAGTTTTGTCCTTATTTACGGTAAGTTTGAATATATTTATTTAACAAAAGTGATTAAGAACCAAAGAAGCAATGTTTCAACGGTACCCACACCCAAATATTCTTGGGGACCCACCATGTGGAAGTTTGCCACATACAGACGCAGGTTCGATCCCTCCGGGGGTCAGTCTGTCACATGGTTGGGGATCCAGGATAGGGGAGTTGCCCGGAGCTAATCCTTGTGGGGTGGACAATGGCTGGTGCCAAAAAGGCACACGGGATCAGGGTGTTCCCGCCAATTTACACCTTCTTGCCACAACAAAAGTGATTAAGAGTAATAAATGGGGGTAAATTGGCGAGTTTAATGATGTAATAGTTATTTTTTTGCAACTAGACAACTATTTTAAAGTAAATATAAATAGTAAGGTGGACACTTATTTTGGGACAGAGTAGCATAACTTTAGATAATCCAAAAGGTTATTGATTGGTACCAGATAAGTTCTCAGTTTTCTCAACCAGTTGTTCAACAGGATCATCGGCAGGTTCTTGAATgacaaccttcttcttcttcttctttttcgttGGGTCAAATGGTATAAGCTGCATTAAGGTAACACAACTAAAAATAAAGATCTCGGGAACAAGTAGTAAAGAGTCGAGCTTGGCTCAATTAACAATGAAAACGAATGTGATTCCTCTATCATGAATTGATTCACTTTAAGACTCATTCATGCAAGTTCAACTTTCAGTAACTTTTATAGAATATGAATAAGATACTCACATCTGCAGCTTCCTCCTTCAACTCAATTTGATTTTCTTCCTCTGCCATGATTATTGAATATAAATAATCCCTGCCTCAAATCCTTCAGTtcattaacaattaacaatattaatgaaaatgaacatattgtatccaaaaaaaaaaaaatgcatcaAACAATGTCATTTTTCAATAATTACACTAACCTCAAACTGTAGAAAAAAATTAGCAATATAAAATATTTAGTTGTTCTGTTTCagtcatttaaagtccatttttaTATTTAAAAGTTAGCATTTTTATTCAAAAAAATATACTTTTCAACCCACAAAAAGTTAGCATTTTTATACTGAACTTTCCATTATACATTAAGCTAACATATTTGTATAGAACTCTTTAATGTACATATAACTAACattcttaaaatataaaattaagatATTTAGTAGTCTCTCATCTGTTAACATAACCAGATTTTAAAGACAATTCATGCACACAAAAATAAATCAAAAAACTTACATAAATAGGCAGAAATTTAAAGGTCGCAAGTTCTATGAATACAAAGAAAACAAATCGAAAGAATATTGTAGCAATCTTACGATGAAAAGAAAAATATACAGTTGACTAATTCAATAAACCCTAAGTTGTACTCCGTTTTAGGGgaaatcaaatcaatctcaaaaatCAACAGAATCGACAATCCGAAGAGAAAATTAACATCAAGAATTTAGAAATTATATAGTTGAATTGAGTAAAAGTAGTACCTTTTCTGAGATTGAAATGTTGGCTTGATTGCTAAATATAAGATTTATTATGAATACATCGGTTATATACTTATCTTATTGTGAAACCTAATTTACTACGGTGCTTTACTATGTAGCGGCTCCCGTCTCGAGTCTTCAAAAgtaaaatgtaaaaataaatattaattaattaattaattaaattaaattaaattaatatattggTACTTTGCATCAAAACACCTAATCTTTAAATTTTGCGTAGTTGGTACCTTTGATTTCAATACGTTACTTAGTACTAATATTGATTTGAAATGTGCCATGTGCAGTAAAGTAAGTGATTCAATTAATCACTTGTTCTTCTTGTGTGATTACAATATGTGTGTTTGGGCTGTTGTTAAAGTGAAATTGATCTTTAGAGGTTTGCCTAATGTGTTTCATAGTGTTTTGAATCTTTTGGCTCAATTTCCTTTGTCGAAGAATATCTGGAACATGATTAATCGATTGGCTTTTGCTACTTGTGTTTATTTCTTATGGCAAGAAAGAAACTTTAGACTGTTTAGCGAAAAAAGAAGATCTGCAGAGGAGTTAATTGCATGTATTCATAGAGATATTCAATTAAAATTGTCATTGCTCAAGGTTAAGAATTGGCCAGGTATGGTGGATGCTGCTCGTTTTAGGTTGTGTTAGTTGTATTTAATTGTTGGgttgtatttttgtttgttttgGGCTTGTATTGGTGGTCTTTATGTTTGTTTCTTGTTTTGGGTTGTGGGTTTTTCCCCTGCCTGTGTATGTTGTttcttaattaattaaatgtttacTTTGCCGGGAAAAAAACGTCCGTCAAACATCAAACGACAAGCCCTCACATGTGCCTCACATGTGCCACACATGTGAGGGCATTTTCGTCCATCCATCAATTAATTACATACATATCAATTGTGCATGTTCGTATATCTGGAATGTTAAGAAAAAAACACCTTATGGTTTTCTTCTTCAAACAATCACAAACCCTAAAGAAAAATGACCCAATTAGTAGGTGATCAACTgctcaactgtgacgacccggagattttcgaccaaatttaaactaaattctTATATGAattcgataagataagcaaagtctattgaaCCGAGTCCCAAAATTATTTGAACTATTGTTTCATGAATGcacttgacctttgacta
This genomic interval carries:
- the LOC139899089 gene encoding eukaryotic translation initiation factor 2 subunit beta-like; translation: MAEEENQIELKEEAADLIPFDPTKKKKKKKVVIQEPADDPVEQLVEKTENLSVSEGLEPTFTGLKKKKKKQAQTDLLDDEKENAEEDTDGDLIGGDEEGQGIDLEEQKLPWEGTDRDYKYEELLGRVFHILRENNPELAGDRRRTVMRPPQVLREGTKKTVFVNFMDLCKSMHRQPEHVMTFLLAELGTSGSLDGQQRLVVKGRFAPKNFEGILRRYVNEYVICNGCKSPDTILSKENRLFFLRCEKCGSGRSVAQIKAGFVARVGRRKAGT